From the genome of Isachenkonia alkalipeptolytica, one region includes:
- a CDS encoding carbonic anhydrase/acetyltransferase: MTINTANSAGLKGSMELGTRVYIAQGTVIRGGEEPGSLSLGNHTWALENSVLVGSKEMPTTVGSKTVFGHKCVVLNSTIGHLCEVGNGTIFMPGSKVGNYCIFGEGTLVPEGMEIPEKSVVVGRPARVLRKLTGEDEKRIKQMRGGDITLSPFEGTRIEEKLKEEGDMGKTYEIQGKQPVIGKNSYLAPGAEINGDVIIGDNTVIADGVRIIGNSHGPVRIGNHVQILENCVLHLLPDNQLIIEDRVVVGPGSIIHGTTLKEGTIVESGSNVCDYSELGSNCLVKAGTLIKQRSKFEDDSIIEGFPGKTVGKLQIKQPHPPWAYPKEARK; this comes from the coding sequence ATGACAATCAATACTGCGAATTCCGCCGGTCTTAAGGGTTCCATGGAGCTTGGGACAAGGGTCTACATCGCCCAGGGAACCGTGATAAGAGGCGGTGAAGAACCGGGGAGTCTTAGCCTGGGAAATCACACTTGGGCTCTGGAAAATTCGGTTTTAGTGGGTTCGAAGGAAATGCCCACAACGGTAGGCAGCAAAACCGTTTTCGGCCATAAATGCGTGGTGCTGAACAGTACCATTGGCCACTTATGCGAAGTAGGCAACGGGACAATATTTATGCCCGGGTCCAAAGTGGGGAACTACTGTATTTTCGGAGAAGGAACCCTGGTCCCCGAAGGAATGGAGATTCCCGAGAAGTCTGTGGTTGTGGGACGTCCCGCTCGGGTCCTTCGAAAACTCACCGGGGAGGATGAAAAGAGAATTAAACAGATGAGAGGCGGAGACATTACACTCTCCCCCTTTGAAGGGACCCGGATCGAAGAGAAGCTAAAGGAGGAAGGGGATATGGGAAAGACCTATGAGATTCAAGGAAAGCAGCCGGTGATCGGAAAGAACAGTTATCTTGCCCCCGGGGCGGAAATAAACGGGGACGTGATCATTGGGGATAACACCGTTATCGCCGACGGGGTAAGGATTATCGGAAACTCTCACGGTCCGGTGCGGATCGGCAATCATGTGCAGATTTTAGAGAACTGCGTGCTCCATTTACTTCCGGATAATCAGCTGATTATTGAGGACCGGGTAGTGGTCGGTCCCGGATCCATTATCCACGGCACCACTCTTAAGGAGGGAACCATCGTGGAATCGGGAAGCAACGTCTGTGACTACAGTGAGCTGGGCAGCAACTGTCTGGTGAAAGCGGGAACCCTGATAAAGCAGCGGAGCAAATTTGAGGATGACTCCATTATTGAAGGATTCCCGGGAAAAACCGTGGGAAAGCTTCAAATAAAACAGCCTCACCCTCCCTGGGCCTATCCGAAGGAAGCCAGAAAATGA
- a CDS encoding dimethylsulfonioproprionate lyase family protein, with product MMEGLWDKAARKELQQLLGHTQKLYQEVLNWEEREKNKDLKKIFHIQQVIRELEERRKCFEIKGYVPKMKPVCEGLKPQGKKEISGASEEGEGILEFLRNHQGKLCWQYGYENLPRALEKDFAFGEVLGAEAPILPKKITLGFVLLSPSTDYPKHVHEGVDELYINLGGPCEINGVTVPKGESYHVISGKPHAIQASKEAMGILLYTWTFPSGTPEKYEMRFVE from the coding sequence ATGATGGAGGGGTTATGGGACAAGGCGGCGCGAAAAGAACTGCAACAGTTACTGGGTCACACTCAAAAGCTTTATCAGGAAGTGCTGAACTGGGAAGAGAGGGAAAAGAATAAGGACTTGAAAAAAATCTTTCATATACAACAGGTGATCCGGGAGTTGGAGGAACGAAGAAAATGCTTTGAAATCAAGGGCTACGTTCCTAAGATGAAACCAGTTTGTGAGGGGCTGAAACCCCAGGGGAAAAAGGAAATCTCCGGGGCTTCAGAGGAAGGAGAGGGAATCCTTGAATTTTTGAGAAACCACCAGGGGAAACTCTGCTGGCAGTACGGTTATGAAAATCTACCCAGGGCATTGGAAAAGGATTTTGCCTTCGGAGAAGTGCTGGGGGCCGAGGCACCGATTCTTCCGAAGAAAATTACTTTGGGTTTTGTGTTGTTATCCCCGAGTACCGATTACCCCAAACACGTCCATGAAGGGGTGGACGAGCTTTATATCAATTTGGGAGGCCCCTGTGAAATAAACGGTGTAACGGTGCCTAAGGGAGAGAGTTATCATGTGATCTCCGGTAAGCCCCACGCTATTCAAGCATCGAAAGAAGCTATGGGAATTCTTCTGTACACCTGGACCTTTCCTTCCGGGACCCCGGAGAAATACGAAATGCGCTTTGTGGAATGA